The Streptomyces rubrogriseus genomic sequence TTCCTGACCGGATACGCCATCGGCGACGCCGTCGGTGCCCTGGCCGAGCCCGCCGACGGCGACGCGGCCGACGCCGTCGCGGAGATCGCCGGGCGCCACGGCCTGGCCGTCGCGTACGGCTACCCCGAGCGGGACGGGGAGCGCGTCTTCAACTCGGTCCAGCTCATCGCCGCGGACGGCACCCGGCTCGCGGGCTACCGCAAGACCCACCTCTTCGGCTGCTTCGAGCGCGACCACTTCACCCCCGGCGAGCAGCCCGTCGTCCAGGCCGAGCTGAACGGCCTCACCGTGGGCCTGATGATCTGCTACGACGTCGAGTTTCCGGAGAACGTCCGCGCCCACGCCCTGGCCGGCACCGACCTGCTGCTCGTCCCCACCGCGCAGATGCACCCCTTCCAGTTCGTCGCCGAGTCGGTCGTGCCGGTACGGGCCTTCGAGAACCAGATGTACGTCGCGTACGTCGACCGCGTCGGCCGGGAGGGCGAGTTCGAGTTCGTCGGCCTGTCCGTCCTCGCGGGGCCCGACGGCGTCGCCCGCGCCCGCGCCGGGCGGGGGGAGGAGCTGATCCTCGCCGACGCCGACCCGGCCTTCCTGGCCGCCTCCCGGGAGGCCAACCCGTACCTGAGGGACCGGCGCCCCGGTCTCTACGGCGCCCTCGCCTGAGCCGCGAACCGCTCGTCCCGCCCCCTCCCGCTCCCTCCCGCTCCCCCCGTTCCGCCCGTTCCACCCGTGCAAGGAGTCCGCCCCCCATGACGTCCACCGTGCCCAACGCGATCGAGCACGCAGACGAGCAGCAGCCGCCGATCACCATGTTCGGGCCGGACTTCCCGTACGCGTACGACGACTTCCTCGCCCACCCCGCGGGACTCGGCCAGATACCCGCCACCGAGCACGGCACCGAGGTCGCCGTCATCGGCGGCGGCCTGTCCGGCATCGTGGCCGCCTACGAGCTGATGAAGATGGGCCTGAGGCCCGTCGTCTACGAGGCCGACCGGATCGGCGGCCGCCTGCGCACCGTCGGCTTCGACGGCTGCGACCCCTCGCTGACCGCCGAGATGGGCGCGATGCGCTTCCCGCCGTCCTCCACCGCCCTCCAGCACTACATCGACCTGGTGGGCCTTCGGACCCAGGCCTTCCCCAACCCCCTCGCCGAGGCCACGCCGTCGACCGTCGTCGACCTCAAGGGCGAGTCGCACTACGCCGAGACCCTCGACGACCTGCCGCAGGTCTACCGGGACGTGGCCGACGCCTGGGCGAAGTGCCTCGAAGAGGGCGCCGACTTCACCGACATGAACCGCGCCCTGCGCGAGCGCGACGTCCCGCGCATCCGCGAGATCTGGGCGAAGCTGGTCGAGAAGCTCGACAACCAGACCTTCTACGGCTTCCTGTGCGACTCGGAGGCCTTCAAGTCCTTCCGGCACCGCGAGATCTTCGGCCAGGTCGGCTTCGGCACCGGCGGCTGGGACACCGACTTCCCCAACTCCATCCTGGAGATCCTCCGCGTCGTCTACACCGAGGCCGACGACCACCACCGCGGCATCGTCGGCGGCTCCCAGCAGCTGCCGCTGAGGCTGTGGGAGCGCGAGCCGGGGAAGATCGTGCACTGGCCGCACGGCACCTCCCTGCGGTCCCTGCACGCGGACGGCGAGCCCCGCCCGGCCGTGACCCGGCTGAACCGCACCGCCGGCAACCGCATCACCGTGACCGACGCCGACGGCGACATCCGCACCTACCGGGCGGCGATCTTCACCGCCCAGTCCTGGATGCTGCTCTCGAAGATCGCCTGCGACGACTCGCTCTTCCCGATCGACCACTGGACCGCGATCGAGCGGACCCACTACATGGAGTCCAGCAAGCTCTTCGTGCCCGTGGACCGGCCCTTCTGGCTCGACAAGGACGAGGACACGGGCCGGGACGTCATGTCGATGACGCTCACCGACCGGATGACACGCGGCACCTACCTCCTGGACGACGGCCCGGACCGGCCCGCCGTCATCTGCCTCTCCTACACCTGGTGCGACGACAGCCTGAAGTGGCTGCCGCTGTCCGCGAACGAGCGGATGGAGGTCATGCTGAAGTCGCTCGGCGAGATCTACCCGAAGGTCGACATCCGGAAGCACGTCATCGGCAACCCGGTGACGGTCTCCTGGGAGAACGAGCCCTACTTCATGGGCGCGTTCAAGGCCAACCTGCCCGGCCACTACCGCTACCAGCGGCGCCTGTTCACCCACTTCATGCAGGAGGACCTGCCGGAGGACAAGCGGGGCATCTTCCTCGCCGGCGACGACATCTCCTGGACGGCCGGCTGGGCCGAGGGCGCCGTCCAGACCGCGCTGAACGCGGTCTGGGGCGTCATGCACCACCTCGGCGGCGAGACCGACGCGACCAACCCCGGCCCCGGCGACCTGTACGAGGAGATCGCGCCCGTGGAACTCCCCGAGGACTAGGGCGTCTCCGGCCGGGGGCCTAGACCCCGGCCGCCCTGGCCTTCTCGTAGACGAGGGCGGCGACGTCCTTGAGTTCCTCGGCGTCGCGCGTGGTGCTCTGCACGTCGACGAGGATCTCGTCCAGGCCGATCTCGGCGTGCGCGGCCAGGTCCTCGACGATCTGGTCGACGCCGCCCTGGAAGGGACGGCGGTCGGAGCCCTCGTAGTTCCTGGCGCTGTAGCGGGTGTTGACCCGAAGCACCGTCCGGATCGGCTCGGTGCGGCCCCGTTCGGCGGCCAGCTCCCGCAGCTCCCGCCACTGCCCGGCGACGGTCTCGGCGCCCGTGCCGGTCGGCAGCCAGCCGTCGGCGTGGTCGACCAGGCGGCGCCGGGCCCGGCCGCTGCCGCCCGCCGCCAGCAGGATCGGGATCGGCCGGGCGGGCTTGGGGCCGACCACCGCGGACGCGATCTTCGTGACCTCGCCGTCGTACACCACCGGGTCCGGGCCCCACACCGCCCGGCACACCCCGATCAACTCGTCGAGGGCGGCGCCGCGCTCGGCGAACGGCCGCACGGACGCCGCCGCGTACTCGTCGTGCGACCAGCCGGTGCCGAAGCCCGCCACCACCCGGCCGCCGCTCGCCGCGTCCAGCGAGGCCAGCGACTTGGCCAGTTGGAAGGGCACGTGCAGCGGGGCGACCAGCACACTCGTGCCCAGCCGGGCCCGCTCGGTGACCGCGGCGGCGAGGGCGAGGGTGACCAGCGGCTCCGCCACACTCCGGTACGTGTCCGGCCAGGGCAGACCCTCGACGCCGTACAGCCCCTGGGTCGCGGGCTCCGGGAACAGGGCGCGCTCGAACACCCACAGGCTCTCGTAGCCCATCCGCTCCGCCGCGCGCGCCACGTCGGGGACGTCCTTGCCGATGTCGTACTGCCGCATCTGGGGGAGGCCGAGTCCGAGCCGGGTCGTCATACCGGGGTGCTCCTTCGCAGTCGGGGTGCGATGTTGCCGATGGTTCCCACCAGGTTGCCCATGAGGCCCACCGGTTGCAACGTACAGCTATTGCGCGGGAGTTCCGGGAGCGCACGCCGCGGGAACCGGCCGGTCAGTCCGGTA encodes the following:
- a CDS encoding carbon-nitrogen hydrolase family protein, which translates into the protein MRTALLQSSGRPGSTAENLEVLDEAAGRAAAAGAALLVTSELFLTGYAIGDAVGALAEPADGDAADAVAEIAGRHGLAVAYGYPERDGERVFNSVQLIAADGTRLAGYRKTHLFGCFERDHFTPGEQPVVQAELNGLTVGLMICYDVEFPENVRAHALAGTDLLLVPTAQMHPFQFVAESVVPVRAFENQMYVAYVDRVGREGEFEFVGLSVLAGPDGVARARAGRGEELILADADPAFLAASREANPYLRDRRPGLYGALA
- a CDS encoding flavin monoamine oxidase family protein — its product is MTSTVPNAIEHADEQQPPITMFGPDFPYAYDDFLAHPAGLGQIPATEHGTEVAVIGGGLSGIVAAYELMKMGLRPVVYEADRIGGRLRTVGFDGCDPSLTAEMGAMRFPPSSTALQHYIDLVGLRTQAFPNPLAEATPSTVVDLKGESHYAETLDDLPQVYRDVADAWAKCLEEGADFTDMNRALRERDVPRIREIWAKLVEKLDNQTFYGFLCDSEAFKSFRHREIFGQVGFGTGGWDTDFPNSILEILRVVYTEADDHHRGIVGGSQQLPLRLWEREPGKIVHWPHGTSLRSLHADGEPRPAVTRLNRTAGNRITVTDADGDIRTYRAAIFTAQSWMLLSKIACDDSLFPIDHWTAIERTHYMESSKLFVPVDRPFWLDKDEDTGRDVMSMTLTDRMTRGTYLLDDGPDRPAVICLSYTWCDDSLKWLPLSANERMEVMLKSLGEIYPKVDIRKHVIGNPVTVSWENEPYFMGAFKANLPGHYRYQRRLFTHFMQEDLPEDKRGIFLAGDDISWTAGWAEGAVQTALNAVWGVMHHLGGETDATNPGPGDLYEEIAPVELPED
- a CDS encoding LLM class F420-dependent oxidoreductase — translated: MTTRLGLGLPQMRQYDIGKDVPDVARAAERMGYESLWVFERALFPEPATQGLYGVEGLPWPDTYRSVAEPLVTLALAAAVTERARLGTSVLVAPLHVPFQLAKSLASLDAASGGRVVAGFGTGWSHDEYAAASVRPFAERGAALDELIGVCRAVWGPDPVVYDGEVTKIASAVVGPKPARPIPILLAAGGSGRARRRLVDHADGWLPTGTGAETVAGQWRELRELAAERGRTEPIRTVLRVNTRYSARNYEGSDRRPFQGGVDQIVEDLAAHAEIGLDEILVDVQSTTRDAEELKDVAALVYEKARAAGV